TCATATGAATTTATTGTTGCTGGCTGCAATATAGCCTGTGCCAAGTTAGGACTAGATACATCGGTTCAGAACTCTTGAAAACTAGATATATCTACAGTACACCACATGCTTGACAGGTTTTATGCGGATGAAAAATTTTCATGGTATCTCTACACAAGGCTCTTCATCTTACGCTTCAGCCACATGGTTCGAATATCTACAGTCAGTGAAAGAAAAATCTCCCGATTGCTTGGATCCAAGAAGACGTCCGGTGCGAGCGACTTCTCGATCGGCGAGAGGTCTGCCATGGCGTTCATCACCTCGATGCACCGCGGAATGCTGTACCTATCAACATGGTTTTCCAGCTGTTTATTGTCTCTCTGAAACTTGGGGTCAGCATGTCCTTCCATAACATCGGATGTTCCATCCTCACTGGGCCTCCTCAAGTAGTGCCATGCCTCTCCTCGCACTTCCTCAGTAGGCCTCCTAGTGAGCTGCCATGATTCCGGCCGCACTTGGGTAAGCGGTTTTGGGTATAGATGCCCATTCATAGTCTGGACTTCGACGCCAACTAAAGTCTCCTGTTGGAATGAAGACTCTCTGGATACTGGAGATGGGGAGACAGGCGAGAGTGGTCGGTTCATATAATAATCATCTTCTTCATCGTCACTTGAGTCAGCTTCTGTTCCATTCCTTTCATTTGGTGTTGGTCCAGCAAGAATATTTTTACCATCCAAAATAACACCAACTGCAGAATATGAGcaatatttaaattttagcaacaGCTTGCAATtcatacccaaaaaaaaaaatcaaagactTCCTCCGTCAGGGCAAGCCATAAATGTCATCATTGGAGAATAATTGCAACAGGACATATTTGAACTTAATGTGCAGCATAAAACATGCTATTCTGGAGGCCCCGGTTTAATGAAGACATAATTCCAAAGTGTACTGACCTATACAATAACTTCAATTTGTATTTGTTGAGGTATATTGTTCCTTAAGAACAATGTACATAAAAACCAAAGCATAATGCTGCTTCTATCAGATTATTCTTTAGTATAGCCACAatttactactacctccatcacttaatgtatgacgtcggttagttcaaaattgaaaaaaaaatcagagggagtactatttactTTGGTGTAGTAAAATCTAAATTACTGCATTGATTGCTGTGCAGTTTGTCGTTATTAAATATTCCTTGTATTTTGTATAGAATTTCACAGGACTGGTGGTGACAAAATACAACAAGCATATTTATCGGTTCATACTTTCATGTGCATTTAACAATTGCAGATACATATTGACAAGATCATAAGTCCAGAACTCCCTATGTCTGTGTGTGCCAGCCTGCCAGGTTCCTCCACAGCATTAGGTGTATATGTTAGATATGATAAGGTTCTATAATGTATTTTGTGATTGTGGGCCAACCAAACAGTTTATCTTGATGATGGAACAGAAGGCACCTTGTTCTACCATGATGATCAAGTTAGTTTTCCCTACAATGAGATGGCCACGGAATGAAAAGCTCCAAGTTCTACCATGATGGTTAAACTGAGACAAACAGAATTTGCCTGACAGGAAAAGGAACCAGGTCGTGCATGTAATCAAAAACAGCACAATTTTCTACCTTAACTACTGCAACCAACAGAACTCCCTCTTTTGTTACTCTCTAATGAGCCCTACTGGGTTTGGACCATAGCAACAGGTAGACAGTCCTATCTGTGCAGATTTTGTAACTTtagcaataaaaaataaaatacaaactAGTGTTATCTCTTTGAGCCatgtattgaaaaaaaaacatttctggGAGCATTAGAAGCCTAAATCTCCTGATTAGAAGGATCCTGGGATAGCTGCTACTTGTAGCCGCAAGCAAACGGTTGTAAAAATCTGCTATTTGAAACAAGATCAACCAAAATCTCTAACTCCTATAGCTGGTGCAAATCACCTTCCCAGTTATGAAACTTATGTGGTATATATCCAATTAATTCTACTTCAAACAATTGTATCTACTAAATCGGATTGGCAACACATTGTATTACCTTTTCTCCCATATGGGTTCTTGCAATCATCACATTTACAGTTGATGGAGCATCCTGCTCCTCCCTTCAAACACAGAAGAAAAACATATCCATGGTCATGAGTGGACAAAAGATGAGAAACTAACAGGATAGAGCTAGATATGAAACCTGGTAGCAGTCACAGTATTTCTTAAGGCAGCCTGACTTTTTGCAAGTGCATTTTCTTCTACCAAAGTCCATAGGGGATCTTATAAGTTGTTCCTAGAGAGATCATACCAGGAACAGTGAAACCAGGAACACAAAATAATCCAAAATAATAAGATTCTGTTTAAGAAAAATGTATACCACTGAATCTTGACCAGTCTCTAATGTTTGAACAGCTTTCAAAGGCAAGGCTGGTGTACTCCGTGGAACACCATGAATAGATTTGTTGTAACATGGATCACATCCACATGATTCAGAACAATGTGATCCAGATGCAAAACACACACAATAACTGCCACAGCATAAATCAAGTGTCAGTTACAAACAGAAAGAAATGATTACTTAGCAGTAATAAACATAAAGCATGGTGTTGCACACAAGCTCTTGGCTGGCTGGAGTGCTGGACAGGGTTTGTGTCTAGGCCTGCAGGAGGTGGGATGGGGGTTTATGCAGGTGTGCTCAAACCATATCAGGATTTCCATCCTCTTTACATGCATCTCCATGCATAAaaatcccccccccctccccaaaACTCAGAGTGAGGTGACAAATTACATTAATGGCACTAATGTGCAGATTATCAGGAAAAACAAAATTAGCCAGTTCCTCTGAGTTGTGGTTTAAGGCCCAAACTTTACAGCAAAATATAATAACAGAAACAAAAGGAGAGTAAATTTTATACCCAAAAAAAGGACCACCCTTCATAAACTATAAAGTACCTAACAACTCATTGACATGTTGTTAGTGCTACAGAATTTTTACTCTCAAGCAGGACTCAAACTAAAAGTAATCGGTCCTTCGCCAACATACGTTTCAAAAGCGTGATCATCGAAGCTAGAATTACATGAAAACTATCACAGGATTCTTTAACGATGGCAAACTATATCACCACCCGGTGAAAAAATGATACTCCAAGAGCATCCTAGAGATAGATGATACGAACAAACAAAGAGGAGCTGGACATGATAAACCCTCAATTTCTCCACCCTCTATCGTGTTATGGTAAGATCATGAGCCAATTCTACCattaaagagagagagagagagagagagagagagagtgggaagAGGAAAAATCTTACAGCTTAAGGCACTTGGATTTCTTGCAGCTGCACGACTTGCACCCTTCCCCTTCATCCGTCTTCCTCCtaaacatataaaaaaattaaacagcAAAAACGAGTTAGCAGCACGCAACGTACCAAAAACAGGAAATCGAAGACCAAAAAACGAACGCCAccgacttcttcttcttctccgagtTGCCGttcgcctccaccaccgccgcgatcgccgccggcggcacggCGAAGGCGGCTTCCGCGGAGGCGTTCTCGGCGGGGGCGAGGAGGGCGGGGGCgggtgctggtggtggtggtggtggtggcgggggagggggaggggcgatgacgacgacgcggTCGCGGAGGAGGGGGTCGTCGGGGTCCGATCCGGACGCCTCGAGCTgcggcgggggtgggggcggGGGCTTCGCGGGATCCTCCGCGGCCGACATCGGATCGGGCgacgcctcctcccgcccgatcggcggtggcggtggcggcggcgaggggttcgccgtggcggcgaggggggagagagagaggcggaggcgagggggaggaggagggcacgAGGCGATGCGGGATTGGAGGAGAGGCGATGCGGGGGGTGGATCGGACGGCGGGGAGCGGCTTTGAGATTCGGGTCTGGCTACGATGGATGATGgggaatttatttattttttttcgctctctctccatctcccaAATCGTATAAATTCCGTCCTTTAACTTCAATTCGCGAATTTTAAATTGGGGGTTGGGGATTATTGTTACGAAGATGATATTTATAGCCctatcgtttggcttatttgaCGAGGAATAATCCCAACGATATGTTTGCAAACGGAAAAaatataatttgtgaataaaatttttatatacatatttttaacgatctaaaagtagaggctgaaaaataaactacaatgaaAAAAACTCTAAAGTCAACTctaaattgaaaatttaaattttactgATAAGTATAAACATACACGAAAAGATAAAGCTGGTATATattctccgtaaaaaaaaacaacttctaATCTATGTCTGTCAAAAGTTGGTTGTTTCTTCCACGAAGTATGTAGTGAAATTAGTTAAGAGTTCGTTTTATTCTTATTGCAATGGGATTTTGTTATTATGTTAAATTATGGGGTTTAGATTGCGTTACTTATTTTGGATGatatagggcttgtttggttcaataccctaccaaaatgttggtagtgccaaaacctaGGCAAGTTTTGGTACTACCAATTttttggtagggtagagttGTATTTGGTTTGAGGCCAATTTAGAACCAAGCATTGAGTAGAATatagaaaatatcaaattggGCATTGGCAATGCCAatgatttggcttcaaaccaaaatcACCAGATACACTGTTCAAACTACCAAAGTATTGGTAGGGCACGTTtttggcactaatccaaaacaGCCCATAATTAAATGCCGTCTTTGAATTGAACTCTCGCCCATGTATTTACGAAATTTAAATTAGAAGGGGTATGAATGAAGATGATATGTTTAGGTGGAAATAGATTAGGAGTTTGCTTTATTCGAGTTGCGATTGCGAcgggatttgtttttttttaaattacggTTTTAGATTGCGTTCACGAATAGTATAAGTACTATTTTGATGATATATGCTTTGTAAATTTGTTTAAGAGTTCGTTTTATTCGTATTGCCATGCGATTTGTTATTTGAAATTATCTTTTCGGATCGCGTTCTTTAATATCATATCTGTTGTCCTGTTGACAATCACAACTCTAATCAATCTTATTATGGTACAGCATAGCATGAGATAATGAATTACTCTATTTCCAGTTATTAGAGCGATTCGCAATTGAAAACTTTGTGATTTAAAATTTAGTACAATTTTATCACCACAGATGTGAGATCAGGTTAATGCAACATGGTAATCTGAAGACAAAACAAACAACAAATTTAGACTTGCAATGCCAGAAAAAGAACCAGCATAGTACCACTTCAGAAACATAGCCAAATCTGCAGAGCATCACTAGATTCATTACAAAGATTTTACCCCAATTCGTTAGTTTTGTCTCTTGAGGTAATGCCGTACTGGCAAACTGTTAACCAAACAAGCGAGACACGACACAAACACAGGACGTACACGGACCACGTACAAGGTAGTACCAGCGAAGTTCAGCTACAATCATTTGCACCAAATGTTCAGACGGCTCAAATCTCATGCGATATATAGAAAGAGAATTACAATGGTTCATCCATGGCATGCGGAGATGAGTGGCGGGCGCCTGCTTCTAGAAGAATGTCCCCTCTGGAGGCTGCACTAGTTTCCGGTTGTGTGATGCTGCCATCTCTTTCTTAAGTTGGGTCAAGATAGCCTCCATTGTGTACTCGCGGCGCCAATTTGACAACAGGCTGAACTTCCTTTGGTCAACCTACATTAGCTCCAAAAGATAAGTTTTAATTAATCAAATAATTGAACACAAGAGTTAGAAATAATTCTGAACCAAATTTCTCGTGTCATACCAATCCATTCTCTGGGTTTACACAGGTCATGTTGATTCTTGAGTGAAATTTTACAGTTGGTGGCCTGTCTGGGTAGTCCTTGTCGCAGAAAAGCTTCAGTTGGTATATCCGGCCCTCATGGACAGtctatcaaaaattcaaatgttcGAAACCAAATATATATCAACAAGAAAGCGTCGAGCTCAGAACGCAACAGTTACATATGAAGATTATGAGTACAAGAGTAAGCAATGGAAACAAACAACTTACGTTATGGGGACCAATAATTGTGCCTGTCCAAGAGCGCATGTAGATATCGTCTGCATCATCCATTCCATAGCTTACTGATCCATCACCGAtgcccttctcccctctctcaaGCTCTTCTAGCAGTCTGAAGTTCCTAGGCACTGAGATAACATTTATACTAGTTAATAACACAGCTTGCTTCACAGAGCATTAAAAACACAACCAGGATACGATTCTCCTCCTGGTTACATCAAGAAGGTACCAAGGGCAAGTATTTTGCCAAATATCCATTCAAAAACTTATCTTGGCAAATACAAGCATCATGAACTTGTTTTAAAATGTAAGTTCCAAACCCACTAATTTGGATTCAAACCATGAGGATTTATGTAACGAGATGAAATGGGGTCCAAGTGCCCAACTGATTGCAGTAAGTGCTAAGTAATAGACAATCATTTATGAACGGGGAAAAGACAACCGCTAACAAACTATTTTACGCTCTGACCACATAAGCGCAAAAACTGAATGAAGGCTTAGAAGGGAAAAATGTCCAGCCCAAGCATTCGACTCTAGCAATAGTCCTGGACTCCTGGTAAACTACAAGTGATAGCTTCCACCACCAGTTTGGGGCTTTAGGCAAAGCTAGTCTGTCAAACGAAAACATCGTGTATGGAGAAGGCGAGAAGCCCAATACTGCATTCTACCAATCCACAAGTAATAACTGACAACTAATGCTACCTTTCTGAAAGATCCAACATTTCCTGCTCCATGATAAGATTACAAGTACATTTAGCTGCTACTACTATCATTTTAACCGTCATTCATTCAAATAGCACACCTCGAATCCTCGATGCAATAATCGAACAGGGACAAATAGCATATGCCTCTAGTGCACCATATCATGAGGAAAACCACGAAAAACGTCTATACTTTCCCCTTCCCTGATATATCAAGGGAGATTTCGCAATCGTCctgaatattaattaatcgGTACGCAGTGTGTGCGAACCAGAACACATAGCAGCCAAATCGATCTGCTCCGATGATGGATCCACGGCAGGTGACAGCAGCGAGCGAATtgggaccccccccccccccccaaaaaaaaaaaaaatcgatccaatcaatcaatcaatccatccatccatagaGGAAACGGAGGTTCCGGGGTAGGCTCCGCGCTCGCGctagagggagaggaggagatcggGGGGCGCGGGTCAAAGGAAGCGGATCCAGGAGAAGCTAGGCTTACCGACGACTGCCGATGGATCTCCACTCGACGCCATCCCAGCTGAGCGCAGGCGCCGGCTTCGCGACGACAACCAGAGGCCGCAGCGGCGGATTGGCGGGACAGCGGGcgatctccggcggcggcggcggaggaggggttcGCTTCCGTTCCCCTTTGGTGGTGGTGTGTGAGTGCGCGGAGACGAAGCCAACCAAAGAAGAGGGGGGAAGACGAGCCGATCCCCAGAGCCGCGACGATACGAGCCGAGCTGGGAGGAGGCAAGTGGTCAAGAGGGCGTGCGGAGGTGGGCTGGGTTGGGCCGAGGCCCGTACGGCTCCAAGCCCGGTAGGAGTTTTTGCAGCAGGATTGGGCCAGGGTTTCCTTGACaagaaattatttaaaaatgaaaaagatatttttgaattttgatagcTTTCGTTTGATTTACCGGGTACGGTaaacctctctcctcctccccgattAAGGTAATGGTCGTTTTGGGTCTCAGTGTTTTTATAGATAGCTAGTGATAGATACGCCTCTCAAAAACGGAAGTTTTAAAATACGTGCACACACTTTGCCCTTTTGCAGTTGAACTCACATGCTCTGTACTCCAAAGTAGACACACACACGGCGGTATTGAAGCTTTGCAAGCATAAGACAAGCAAAAGGGAACAAGGTTATGAAGATCATATGACCACAGCGTCAGTAACCATTCGTGGTTGGACTTTTGTAGCCAGAGAAAATTGCATCTATACCACCAGCCTTGAGATTTGCAGACATCCAGCTTTTTTTTatgatcttgtttttttttctctgcacAAATCCCTGTTCCATAAAATTTTTACAGTACAAAAATGTTGCACAAGCAATTAAGCAAGTTTTCAACCGATATGGTCAAGTTCAttgaaaaacacacacacacaattggATTTTAAACAGAGTTGTTTCATAAGTACTATAAATAACTGCTTGTTCTCAATTACATAAAGttttcataaaagttttaacAGCCTGATCCCAAGTACATTACATAGATGATAACAATATCAAAGTACACAGATGACATATCTCTTCTTTTCAACACAACACATTGATGATAGATGTCTTTCAGATGAAGCGTGAAATGATACATACGAACAGGGATGGGCAACTCAAACAATGACAGATAGTCGACAAGTCCGGGCATAATTATTAGCACACCTCCTGTCACAGGAGGCTCTTGATGGGGGCGTAATTTTTGGACATCTTTTGGTACGTGTACACGTACTGGATTATTATTGGGCATTTCACTCTCGAGAAAGCACGGGAAAACTTCAGCCTCTGAACAGAAACTTGCCGAAACTAAACTCCCTTGGTTGATCATCAAACTTAGAGCATGATAGAACCAACCCTGATGCAGACTGAGATGTTGGCGATCTGGTCCTCTGAGGAACCATAAATAAACAAGGATATAACCTACACGATCGTAGGTAGTTATTTAGCTGAGCATAGATTGGACATAGCATTATGATCATCATCAAACAAAGgcaaatgagagagagagagagatgttttTACCTCAAGCACTAAATTTTGTTGTGTTCAAGGAGCTAGCGAACTAGTGTTTGGATCCTCGTTAGTAATGTCGACACCAAGAGAAGGGAATGAAGGGATGGACTTGAGAATCAACTTCCTGCCACTCTTGCAGATCGGAGACAATCCGGTACCAATGCGAGGGGGAGAGACCCTCTTTTTATTAGGTGACACGACCTTGACAGAAGTTTGAGGGGATGATTCCCCTTTTAGGACATTTGATGTACCATCCCCGAGCATCATTTCTGCGTAGCTTTCGAATGGAGAGAGTAGAATGTCAGACTTCAGGTGTCCTTCAAGTCGAGAAGAATATCCACCAAGCTTCGTCGACGATCTTGGCTTCTTGGAGCTCAAAGGTGGAAGAGCAACCAAGGGTCTAGGAAGAAGATTAGAAGAACAAAAGAAAACTGACATTTTAGCATTTTACAGAAGAGATTGAATCCACAGTAACATGAGTAATTGTACGAGGCAGACCTGTAATCCACAACTGAAGGTGTTGCCAGCACACTCTCAGCAGGAGTAAGGTTGATACTATCTTGATAGATAACAAGCTGCTTATCATTATCAGTGGTTTCTTCCTTCACGCCTCCATCCTTTTCTTCGCATCCACGCTTAGCTTCCTCTATGCCTAACAGTGCAACTCCTTCAATGGAAAAAGGTAGAGTaccataaaaaaccaataacTTATAAACCCTCGCAAAACTAAAAAGAAAGGTACCTACTAATGCTATAGTATAGGAATTGTTATGTTGAACAAAATCTGAAACAGCTATACATGATGTAGACTTGACCTACTAAGATGGTTACCATTGTCTTTACTCACTTGACAGAAGTTTGAGGGGATGATTTCCCTTTCAGGGTTCTCTATGTGCATCCCCCACAATCATTTAATTTccagtaaaaaaacaaatttaatttaaattattaatGATCCAACCTCCAAATTTAAGTAACTCCATCAATTCCTACAATGAAATCTTACCTAGGAAGTACATTTTCAAACAGAATAGCATGCAAGATATTCTAAGATTCCTAGTGCTCTCCTGTATTTAAATTTACAAGTTGAAAGATCAAAGCTGAATCCTCTAGAAACATATGAAATACTATTTGGAAGCAAATATGAACCTAAAGAGCACCTCCTCTCCCAACTAACCTTTCCTTTGTATCTGATATGTACATCACATAAAATACCACAGATGCAACTAATCTTGAGCAATGCATGCATTTTGCACATTTATAAAACAGGATGTCAAGATGAAACTTACCCTCCCTCCTCCCAAAAGCATTCTTACAACCCTCACATCGGCAACTCACAGAGCATCCAACACCacccttcatttttttttaagaaaagtgACAGTGAGACAAATGCCAAGGGGCTAAGAAAAGAATGTCAAATCATGACCTCGTGTAAGAGCTAGAACCTGATAACATTCGCAGTATTTTTTCAAACACGATGACTTCTTACAATTGCAGCCTCTTTTGTGACGAGAAGAAGCAGGAGTTTTGTTAGAGTCATCCTATAATATAGCAAGGATTATATGAGCAGTAGCACGTaacaaaggagaaaggaagtaAAACAAAGAGAGTGGCTCTTACAGCTAATTCCTGACCAGGCTCAGTGCGAATTACTTTAGGAGCAAATGCAAGTGGATTACGAGACTCAATCTGCTCTCGAGTCGATAGAACTGTTTCCATGTTGCTAGGCATATTCAGACAGCCTTGACACGAACAAGGTTCTGAACAAAAGACACCAGCATGAAAACACTCACAGTACCTGCATAAGAATTAGCCAACAATGACATTATATTAGAGATGATGCTTGACAGAACACATCCCAACAAGAAGACAGAACTTCTCCAGAAATATCTTGTAAATAACAAATGAAACTCTTCAAAGGAGCAATATGGAGATTCAGAAACATCTAAAATGGTTTCTTATTTTCTAATGCTAACTTAATAAAATTGCTAGACGGCTAGAGAACCAAGAGAAACCTGAACATGCAGCAAGTGCATGCCCTGCAGGTCCATGTCAACAGTATAGCAGTCTGTAATTTTGTTCATAAGAAATGGCTATCCAGAAGATCAAATTTCATGTATCAATATCAGGCCTATTGTACTAGTAATATCAGCAGAATGGTCCACTGCAAACTCAAGTATTGTGCTTTTTAGTATTTAACCATGTCTAGGAAAACAAgcaaaatgacatgttccacagGCATAACATCAGCTTTCTGTTTTAGGATTGCTCATGTTGAAttgtcctcatcatcatcaaattTGTTGCACACATGTGAACGACAGAAAGACAATGGTGGGGCTCAACAACATTAAGAAGAAAACTGACAAGCCTAGAGAGTTATCACTTTCCTTTTGCAACAATGCTACAGTAGTGACTGTGGGTGGTCCCATTTCCCAACTGCATGAGTCCAAACCAGCCACAGGgcattaaattatttttattggtTTTTCACTTCTGACTATCCATTCTCCCATGCTTACCAGCCATATCGGTCTATTTTAGTTTACAAATGATACCCAACTGGAAATTTGACAGCTTGTGCATTGTGACAAAAAACTTTTCTAACCATGTTTCTGAAACAAAGATTGTAGTGCCGTTTCAGAAGCTCctaaatttttcaattttttaatacaAAGCTACTTGCAAAAGCTTCTTTTTTGGAGGCAGGACAGAAGAAGTTTTAAAATTAACATAGCTAACTAGATTCCATGGAGCAGTACACAGTCCCAAAAACTAGCCCAGGGCAATATGTTGACATCTACAAGCTCAGGAATGTGTGACAGTTGAAGAAATGATACTGTAGATATGACTGGAAAAGGAAGCCTGAACACTGTGCATCAACTTGTCATAAATCATATATGATCAAAGCAATTATTTTCTATTATGCACTCCACCCAAAACTTGGAGTGCCTGATACACCATATATGTTTATCTCACCGCCACTACTTCATAAACAGGAAAAAAACATGGACGTGTTCATCCTAAACCTCAAGCACTAATAAACAATTGATACCTCAGACCAACCAATATCTTGACATGTTTTCACTCTGAATTAACCTGGTTGGCTTGTTGCATATTATGAGAAACAATTGAGAAAAGAAGGTGTAGAACAACTTACAGCTTCAAGCATTTTGACTTCTTACAGCTACAACGCTTGCACGACGTGCCATCACCATTGTCGAACTTGTGTCTGCATAGCATTATTGTGTTTCATGATTTGCCCAGCGAAATGGTTCTCATGACCTATAATAATGGGCATAGAAACAAAGTACCTTTTCTTCTTGGGACTACCCTGACTCGATTCACCAACATATGCAACCACGGCTGTCTGGGAGGAGTCATCATTTATAGTATGTGGATCATCTGTTGGTGGAGAAGAACCAACAGCAGACGGAACATTGCTGGCTTGATTCAAAGAGGATTGAATGTCATTATGGGGAACCATTTTATCCTTTGGCACTGTGGCAAGGGCATTCAAATGCAAGCCAATACCAGGCAATGCACATGGAGGGGTCCTCAGAGTCTTTAAGTTGTTATCACTGGAACTAATCTTGCGTCTGGGTGTGGTTGAATTTGTAGAATGACGAGCTGAGGAGTTCTTTGCCCCTTCATTAGCAGCTCCACTCTTTTCATTGAAAAGGCAACGTCTACGCATGCCACGTAAATTCTGTGATGACACCTACCGAAACAAGAAAACAGATTGTTTGCTTAGTTTATTACCACGACCCACAAGAATAAACATTGATACTTCAATTCAGATTAGCAATATATAAACATTGAAACTTAGGTTATCAAATTGAGCGTGTcacaaagaaaaaaatgcatgaaGAGAAGACCTTTGTTTGCCAAATTGCTGGTTAATTTAATTTTCAAGCTCTTAATATATTGTTTATAAATGCACTGCTGCATTTAGTTAGACAAAGAATTTGCTATGATTTATCAGCAAAACCAACAAGTGAATATCTCCAATTGGGTAGTAGC
This genomic window from Oryza sativa Japonica Group chromosome 12, ASM3414082v1 contains:
- the LOC4352738 gene encoding uncharacterized protein, coding for MSAAEDPAKPPPPPPPQLEASGSDPDDPLLRDRVVVIAPPPPPPPPPPPPAPAPALLAPAENASAEAAFAVPPAAIAAVVEANGNSEKKKKRKTDEGEGCKSCSCKKSKCLKLYCVCFASGSHCSESCGCDPCYNKSIHGVPRSTPALPLKAVQTLETGQDSVEQLIRSPMDFGRRKCTCKKSGCLKKYCDCYQGGAGCSINCKCDDCKNPYGRKVGVILDGKNILAGPTPNERNGTEADSSDDEEDDYYMNRPLSPVSPSPVSRESSFQQETLVGVEVQTMNGHLYPKPLTQVRPESWQLTRRPTEEVRGEAWHYLRRPSEDGTSDVMEGHADPKFQRDNKQLENHVDRYSIPRCIEVMNAMADLSPIEKSLAPDVFLDPSNREIFLSLTVDIRTMWLKRKMKSLV
- the LOC4352739 gene encoding ubiquitin-conjugating enzyme E2 variant 1C is translated as MASSGDPSAVVVPRNFRLLEELERGEKGIGDGSVSYGMDDADDIYMRSWTGTIIGPHNTVHEGRIYQLKLFCDKDYPDRPPTVKFHSRINMTCVNPENGLVDQRKFSLLSNWRREYTMEAILTQLKKEMAASHNRKLVQPPEGTFF
- the LOC4352740 gene encoding protein tesmin/TSO1-like CXC 2, producing MDTPDRPPRAAATAAVEDSPVFNFINSLSPIPPPKPSDSAHNVQLFKSSDLAPVSSIFASPHVNPAKESKLPIREDSVQLSRESHSPNSVRTRTGATSSIIRMIRCKNIVSENCSITCYLNDSTSSKASQPIQLCGGSAESDTNQNTDGKKDPTTEQDRTDIEFVLLDQCGPEKMDSSQSGNNACENQLSEQHKDELGSFDGGYMFAHQPHSDMLRLAPPFESETQLVNETLQTDNVYCETLLTDGPSGSYTQNSAPDPHLYWAGAVEGCATDYTPQMLPGACQSQLVPNDQINNKLNEPSDYMPMDHNVSSQNLRGMRRRCLFNEKSGAANEGAKNSSARHSTNSTTPRRKISSSDNNLKTLRTPPCALPGIGLHLNALATVPKDKMVPHNDIQSSLNQASNVPSAVGSSPPTDDPHTINDDSSQTAVVAYVGESSQGSPKKKRHKFDNGDGTSCKRCSCKKSKCLKLYCECFHAGVFCSEPCSCQGCLNMPSNMETVLSTREQIESRNPLAFAPKVIRTEPGQELADDSNKTPASSRHKRGCNCKKSSCLKKYCECYQGGVGCSVSCRCEGCKNAFGRREGVALLGIEEAKRGCEEKDGGVKEETTDNDKQLVIYQDSINLTPAESVLATPSVVDYRPLVALPPLSSKKPRSSTKLGGYSSRLEGHLKSDILLSPFESYAEMMLGDGTSNVLKGESSPQTSVKVVSPNKKRVSPPRIGTGLSPICKSGRKLILKSIPSFPSLGVDITNEDPNTSSLAP